The Myxococcus virescens genome includes the window ACTTCTGGAAACCCGAGTGCCCGAGGCCGTCCACCTCGCAGAGGAACTTGAAGCGCTTATGGAAGCTGCGCGGCTGTCCGATGATTGCCATCGAGAGGCTCCTTACAGGCCCGCCGAAGCCAGCTCGGCTTCGAGGGCGCGGGTGTCCTGAGAAACCCGCAGGACGATGAACTCGGCGGGCTTGTTGGTGGCGAGGCCGATGCGCGCCACCAGCTTGCCGGCGAAGATGACGGAGGGTGGGTTGAGGGCGTCCGAGACGTCGACGAAGAAGGCCTTCGCGGGCTCCATGCTCCGGAAGGCGCCGTTCCGCATCTGAGCGAGGAGGAAGGCGGCAATGGAGCGCCGCACCTGGGCGCGCAGGCCTTCGGTGTTGTTGCGGTGCCGGGCGAACTGCAGGCCCGTCTTGAGACTGCGCTCGATGAAGGACACCCCGCGCCGCTCGGCGACGAAGGGGAAGTTGCCGCTGGCCTTCAGCGTGCGCGAGCCGTCGATGAAGCGCGGGAGGCCGGGCCCGGTGGTGAGCGGGTTGATGCGGTGGGGGTAGACGACGTCCCGCTTCTTCTCTTCCAACGTCTCCTTGGACTCGAAGCCCAGGACGCCGAACATGCGTCCGGCCTCGATGCCCGCGGGCGCGTCGTACACCCCGCCGGGGCGCGCGCCGTCATTGCGCGCGAAGACGCCAGCGATGATGCCGGAGGGCGGGACGACGAGCTGCTCCACGTTGCCGAAGACGCTTCGGGCGGGGTTGAGCACCTTGACGCGCGGCCAGTAGAGGGCCGCGTGCTCAGAGAGGCCTTCGAGGGAGGCATCCTGCGAGACGTAGGAGACGATGTCCGTGGTGCTGTAGCCCGCGGGCGAGTCGAGGATGGCGAAGGCGAGGCCGTCGCGGGCCACCTCGCAGTAGCGCACCATGGCGTTGTGGGTGGCCGGCGTGGCTCGGCCGGGCACGAGGAGGAGGGAGAGCTCCTGCACCTCGTCGAGTGCGTAGAGGCCCGTCCTACCCGCCTCGGAGCCGATGAAGTCCGCGTCGCCCAATCCGACGAGGCCGTCCTCGCCACCGGAGAGGGCCACCGTCTGCACGTCCGGAAGCGCGTCCGGTTGCACCATGAAGGCTTGGACGTAGCTGCTGCCGGTGCGCTCGTCATTGAGGACGCGCTCGACGTAGCGCGCGTCGTCCTCGGACGAGGAGAGGTTGGGGAAGGACTCGCGGTAGGCGCCGTCCTCGAGGATGAGGACGTCGAAGGTGTCGGGGGCACTGTTGGTGGAGGGGCGCACCTCCACTTCGAGGCGGTTGGCGTAGGCGCCCGTGTCCTTCGCCTCCAGGTGGAGGACGTCGGTGGCGCCGGAGGCGTCGCCCGTGTGCGGCAGCGCGTCCAGGCCGAGGCCGGGGCCTGCGTCGCCCTGCACGCGCAAAGTGGCGCCAGGCCCCGTGGACTGGGTGAGCAACTGCAGGGCCCCCAGGGAGGAAGGCGCCACGCGGACACCCGCCACTGCCGCCTCCACGAGAGCGCGGACTTCCGCCAGCTCGACGGCGCGCAGACTCTGGACGTTGCCGCTCCCGACCTGCGGGCCACCAGGGAAGCCGAAGACGGTGCCCGCCACCTCGTCGCCCACCTCCAGGCGGCTGGAGGCGCCCTGGGTGTCACTGGCGATTCTCAGCACACCGTCCGCCACGGTGGCTCGCCCGCCAATGAGTCCCGCGTTGATGACGGCGGCCACCTCCTGAGCGGTGGCCTGGCCCATGTCGTCGAAGTCACCCTCGTGGAAGGGGATGAAGACGTCCCTCCCGTCGTCCACACGCACGCGGAGCGCCTGGCCGGCGGTGAGGGCGTAGGGCCCCGGTCGGCCAGCGGCGACGGAAGCTGCGGCGCCGGAGAAGACGACGTCCACCGCCTCGGCGCTGTTGACGGACACCTCCAGGCGCTGGTCGTCGGCCAGGGTGAAGGGAGGCCTCAGCGTCCCGCGCACGATAGCGGGCGTGGGCCCGCCACCCGTGGTGAGGGCCGCCGCCGCACGCGTGGCCGTGTGCGACTCGGGGTCGGAGGCATCCTCGTAGTGGGCGGTGCGCACCACCCAGAGGTGGCTGCCGCCCTGCTCGAAGAAGCCCATGGCGGCCAGGGCCAAGTCGGAGTCCGGCGTGAAGCCGCCGAAGGTGGCCTGGTACTCCTCGAAGGAGGTGCACAGCACGGCTTGGCCAATGGGGCCGCGCTCCGCCAGGCCCACGGCACCCGCCACGGAGGTGGGCGCGGAAGGAATGCCCCGGACGCGCGGCTCCTCCTCCTCAACCACGATTTTCGACGACAGCAGCTCACGACTCATGACGCACCTCGCTTCTTCCGGGGCGCGCGCACCGACGCTACCGGCGCGACAGAGGGGGGCGATGACGGCGTGGCCGTGGGGGCTTGCCGCTTCAGGACGACTTCGCCCCGGCGAATGGCAGCCGCGACAGCGGGAACGGAGAGAGCCGCCTCGGGCACGTCCTCCAGCGTCACGCCCGTGGCCAGGGTGAGGGAGGAGGGCAGGCGCCGGCCGCTGCGGCCTGGCTGCACGCCGCAGGCGCACGCGCCTCGCGCCAGGCAGTACGACTCGTGGGGCAAAAGGAAGGTGACGAGCCTGCCCAGGGCATTGGTGAGGGTGACGCTCATGAGGTGCCTCCGGAGTGAGAGTCCGTTTCGAGGTGCGTGCCGGCGACCGTCTTGCCGATGTCGAGGGGCAGGCCCTCGTCCACGTCGAAGCCGCGCACCAGCAGGCCCCACGTGAAGGCGCGCACGTCGTCGCGGCTGCCGAGCTGCGTGCGCACCTCGCCGTCCGCGTCCATCTCCCAGCGCACGGTGCCGCGCGAGGCGTCCTCGGCGTCCCTCGACATGGCCAGCCAGCGGTTGCGGTTGAGGAAGGTGGCCACGGCGGCCATGAGGTTGAAGAGCTCGGCGGTGCGGTTGGCGGCCACCGTGAGGGTGAAGGCCAAGTCCACCGTGTACGCGGGGCGCCTGCGCACCAGCTCCGAGCCGGAGGGGCCCTGCACGACGTCCTCGTGCAAGACGTTGGTGGAGTAGCGCCGACTCTCGCGCAGCGTGGGGCCTGACAGCACCACGGAGGGCAGCGAGGCCATGGCGATGACGTTGAGGCCGTCTGCGACGGTGTCGTCGTAGTCGACGGAGACGCTGGCGCTGACGTTGGCCACCACCTGGCGCTTCAGCTCACGCAGCAAGGTGCGCACGAGGCGGGTGAGGTCCGCCTCACGACCGACGCGCGGGCGCAGGTAGCGGTACGCGCCCGGAAGGAGAGCGGCCTCGCCTGGAATGGGGTGTCCGTCCGCGGAGAGGTTGAGCAGCTCCACGTCGACGTTGTCCACCTCATGCATGGGCGTCCGCACGTCCACTTGGGCAGTGCCCGCCTCTTCACGGACGGAGAGCACCTCCGCGCGCAGTCCGCCCAGGCGCACGGCCACCCGCGCGGCGAAGCCAGTGCCAGAGAGGCGGAGGATGTCTCCGCCGCTGGTGGGGCCCGAGGAGGGCGTCACGGAGGTGAGGGAGGGGAGGGCCATTACCCGGGCCCTCCGAGGCCCAGCTCCTTGGCCACCCGCGCGAGGAAGCGGCGGCTGGCGCCCTGGCGAAAGCGTGCGAAGGCCGGCCGGAGGAAGGGGCGCGCGGGCGTCTGCGTCACAACCACCCCGCGCCCGCCGCCGCCGGTACGCGACTGGCCAGCCAGGCCGGCCTGGCGCAGCAGCGCGAAGAGGAAGCGCCGCATCTTCGGCGTCATCGGGACGATGACGGGCGGCCCCCCGTACTCCTGCAACTGCGCCACGTCGACGAGTGCCTCACCGTCGGGGCCTTTCGCCGTGCGGGACACGCCGATGAAGGCCTCGTCGCCCTCCACGACGACACTGATTGAGTTGCGCAGCGCACCGGAGACGAGGAGGGACTTCGTCCCGTTGAAGCCCGCGAGTTGGCGCGCCGCCAACGTGAGGGGCGAGGGCGGGCGGAGCGGCTCTCCACCTGGCGCCTGCTGGGTGAGGCCCTGCACGACTTCCTTGCGCAGGGCGTGCGCCTCCTGCCGCAGGGCCGTCTGCATCGCCCCTTCAAGGCGCGACGAGCCCGCCGCCAGTAGCCTGCGGGCCCGTGCCCAGTCTCCGGTGCGCGAGACGGCCATGGACGCCTCAGCCCTTCTTGGCCCGCAGGTGGGGGACGTGCGAGTTGAGCCACTCGAGGGCCACGTGCGTGGCTTCACTCACCACCGCGCCGTGGCGGACGGACACCGAGGTGAGGGCCAGCGTGTGCGCGGCGACTTCAACGTCCTCCGGCCGGCAGCCGTAGTGCTTGAGGCCCTCGGCGATGGGGCGCACGGCGGGCAAGGTGCCGTAGCGCCAGTAGTGCAGCTCCAGGTTGCAGGTGTAGGCCTCGGCCTCGTAGCGAGCGCGCGCGGCGGAGCTGGTGAGGTAGGCCAACTCGTAGCTGGGGCCCTCCTCGTCGTGCTGGACGACGTGCTGGTGCTCGTGGACGCACACCACCACCTGGGCCCACAAGTCCCAGCCCGACTTCGGCACGCCCACCTCGAAGGGCACGTAGAGGGTGCGCCCCACGGTGGTGGCGTACTTCTCCAGGAAGCGCTGCCTGTCGAGGATGCCCATGCGCTGAAGCGCCTCGGCCGCCAACTGCATCTCGAGCGAGTCCGACTTGTTGGCCGTCTTGGTGCGCAGGCGCGACTGCATGTGCTGGTAGAAGGCCCACACCTCCGCGGGCTGGATGTCGCGCTGGAAGAGTCCGCCCACGCCGGGGAGGGAC containing:
- a CDS encoding phage tail protein, encoding MSRELLSSKIVVEEEEPRVRGIPSAPTSVAGAVGLAERGPIGQAVLCTSFEEYQATFGGFTPDSDLALAAMGFFEQGGSHLWVVRTAHYEDASDPESHTATRAAAALTTGGGPTPAIVRGTLRPPFTLADDQRLEVSVNSAEAVDVVFSGAAASVAAGRPGPYALTAGQALRVRVDDGRDVFIPFHEGDFDDMGQATAQEVAAVINAGLIGGRATVADGVLRIASDTQGASSRLEVGDEVAGTVFGFPGGPQVGSGNVQSLRAVELAEVRALVEAAVAGVRVAPSSLGALQLLTQSTGPGATLRVQGDAGPGLGLDALPHTGDASGATDVLHLEAKDTGAYANRLEVEVRPSTNSAPDTFDVLILEDGAYRESFPNLSSSEDDARYVERVLNDERTGSSYVQAFMVQPDALPDVQTVALSGGEDGLVGLGDADFIGSEAGRTGLYALDEVQELSLLLVPGRATPATHNAMVRYCEVARDGLAFAILDSPAGYSTTDIVSYVSQDASLEGLSEHAALYWPRVKVLNPARSVFGNVEQLVVPPSGIIAGVFARNDGARPGGVYDAPAGIEAGRMFGVLGFESKETLEEKKRDVVYPHRINPLTTGPGLPRFIDGSRTLKASGNFPFVAERRGVSFIERSLKTGLQFARHRNNTEGLRAQVRRSIAAFLLAQMRNGAFRSMEPAKAFFVDVSDALNPPSVIFAGKLVARIGLATNKPAEFIVLRVSQDTRALEAELASAGL
- a CDS encoding IPT/TIG domain-containing protein → MALPSLTSVTPSSGPTSGGDILRLSGTGFAARVAVRLGGLRAEVLSVREEAGTAQVDVRTPMHEVDNVDVELLNLSADGHPIPGEAALLPGAYRYLRPRVGREADLTRLVRTLLRELKRQVVANVSASVSVDYDDTVADGLNVIAMASLPSVVLSGPTLRESRRYSTNVLHEDVVQGPSGSELVRRRPAYTVDLAFTLTVAANRTAELFNLMAAVATFLNRNRWLAMSRDAEDASRGTVRWEMDADGEVRTQLGSRDDVRAFTWGLLVRGFDVDEGLPLDIGKTVAGTHLETDSHSGGTS